The Plasmodium chabaudi chabaudi strain AS genome assembly, chromosome: 14 genome contains the following window.
tttcgtttttttctttttcattttgttcataatatttatcaatAGCATCATAAAATAGTTTCCTTTCATCTTTacttatattcattttttttagtgcAATAGTTTGAATTTGCAAGAAAGCTTTGTCAACATATATGTAACTGTGCTTGTAAAATTTTGGGGCTAAACtttctatattatataattttaaaaaattatatacatctgtttttaacatttcttgttcatcattttttctttttcgtaattctttttctttatatacattttctttttcttcatttttatgggcagcattttcttcatgtttttttagaatatcattatatgtttcatcattattattttttaatgtttcatcaaaattgtattttaaaaataaatcacataaatttttcaaGTTTTCTTTAGCTGCAATATGTAAAGgtgaattattttctttatttagacaattttttatatctaccttttttgtttctaATATTAATTGAGCTACATTACATAAATGCTCTTTAGcacaaatatgtaaaactgaattcatatttttatccttTACATTAATATCTGCATTGTTTTCAATTAGTAATCGGGCAGCTTCTTCATTGTTTCTTTTGATGGATGTTATTAATGGAGTATTATTTTGGATATCTGTTGAATTTATATCcgctttattttttaataacaatTCAATgccttttaaataattatgttcACAAGCTATATGTAAACTAGTTTTTCCATCtctgtttttttcatttacattaatatttttttcaattaataatttgctTATAGTTATTACATCGTGCCCAATAACCATACATTTCATCAATGCATTTTCTTTAGactttttatcttttaaaaatatattcacattttgatcatttattaaatagttGCAACATGCAATACTCCCCTTTTCAATAccatataataacaaagtCAAACCTTCTTTGTTgtattcatttaaattcaCTTCCTCTTCTTCctttaaacatttttcaaattttgcTAAATCGTCTTTCACTATAATTTTCCATATCTTAGAACTCATCTTAAAGACAACTAAAAAGGCCAATGGAATTATTCGAGTTATCTCAAAATACCCCCAAAAGTTCGAACAAgagaacaaaatgaaaacagaATGAGAACAGAATAAAAGCAGaataatacataattatGCCATAACTCGCTTTTTTCCTCCCctgtgtaaaaaataaaaataaattatcataaaGCCATGCTCAATAAtcacttttaaaaaaatataattatttttttcataaataaaatacaaaataatacaaaataatacaaaatccAAACAAGGGAAGGGCGCTCATAAATTGTATGACCATATGAacgtgtaaaaaaatataataaaatatagtaccaataaaaatgacaaaaaaaatatgttaaaaaaataagcgGAAAATATTAGGGATATTCCCTATTTTCATtcattatgcatatatatttattaaccatttaaaaagttaaaaaagttacagcatatttatatgcattctTCGGTTTTCCCCAATTCATAGGGAATTATTAAgcttgtatatatatttttttcaaacatAATGGTATACGCACgctcatatttattacctTTTTGTATGTATCATGTTGCgacaaatttttattttatttatatatatattattttttaatatagaaatattaatttccttatattatattccaTATTATTTGTGAAAATTCGAATAAgctataattttatgtagatatttttttttattatattatcaaatacCTATCaggtatttattttattcacagtgtatatatattgaacAAACACagttacataaatatatgtttacatataatgttttgatattatctatatatacatatatatataattgtacTTTTAATTAGCTTTGAATATATGGTGAAATTCTTCAAAATGTAAAGGAGGCACATATTTAGTGCTGGCCACATGgagaatttttttcacgCCCCAAAGCTTTTGAAAATGCTTATCACTATTACTAGCGATTTGCATTAAAAGCTTAATgtactatttattttttatataattttttcgcACATTTTTTGCGTCACCTTTTATACACTTTCCCCTTTTGGGTCTTCTTGACTTGtgatataaacatattttagaGATGATTTCATCAAGGGGGCCATTTTTTAAGGTGAAAcgaaatttaatattttttcagcAGAT
Protein-coding sequences here:
- a CDS encoding ankyrin-repeat protein, putative, which encodes MSSKIWKIIVKDDLAKFEKCLKEEEEVNLNEYNKEGLTLLLYGIEKGSIACCNYLINDQNVNIFLKDKKSKENALMKCMVIGHDVITISKLLIEKNINVNEKNRDGKTSLHIACEHNYLKGIELLLKNKADINSTDIQNNTPLITSIKRNNEEAARLLIENNADINVKDKNMNSVLHICAKEHLCNVAQLILETKKVDIKNCLNKENNSPLHIAAKENLKNLCDLFLKYNFDETLKNNNDETYNDILKKHEENAAHKNEEKENVYKEKELRKRKNDEQEMLKTDVYNFLKLYNIESLAPKFYKHSYIYVDKAFLQIQTIALKKMNISKDERKLFYDAIDKYYEQNEKEKNERDLEYQRLLEEQKKTKMLKYVAQVVSLIFIFVFIYSIVISIKRRGQIFV